One window of the Macaca thibetana thibetana isolate TM-01 chromosome 1, ASM2454274v1, whole genome shotgun sequence genome contains the following:
- the MYOG gene encoding myogenin yields the protein MAPSSWREGLQELGVWWQEQAFSDPMELYETSPYFYQEPRFYDGENYLPVHLQGFEPPGYERTELTLSPETPGPLEDKGLGTPEHCPGQCLPWACKVCKRKSVSVDRRRAATLREKRRLKKVNEAFEALKRSTLLNPNQRLPKVEILRSAIQYIERLQTLLSSLNQEERDLRYRGGGGPQPGVPSECSSHSASCSPEWGSALEFGANPGDHLLTADPTDAHNLHSLTSIVDSITVEDVSVAFPDETMPN from the exons ATGGCACCCAGCAGTTGGCGTGAGGGGCTGCAGGAGCTTGGGGTCTGGTGGCAGGAACAAGCCTTTTCTGACCCCATGGAGCTGTATGAGACATCCCCCTACTTCTACCAGGAACCCCGCTTCTATGACGGGGAAAACTACCTGCCTGTCCACCTCCAGGGCTTCGAGCCACCAGGCTATGAGCGGACGGAGCTCACCCTGAGCCCCGAGACCCCAGGGCCCCTCGAAGACAAGGGGCTGGGCACCCCCGAGCACTGTCCGGGCCAGTGCCTTCCGTGGGCGTGTAAGGTGTGTAAGAGGAAGTCGGTGTCCGTGGACCGGCGGCGGGCGGCCACACTGAGGGAGAAGCGCAGGCTCAAGAAGGTGAATGAGGCCTTCGAGGCCCTGAAGAGGAGCACCCTGCTCAACCCCAACCAGCGGCTGCCCAAGGTGGAGATCCTGCGCAGCGCCATCCAATACATCGAGCGCCTCCAGACCCTGCTCAGCTCCCTCAACCAGGAGGAGCGTGACCTCCGCTACCGGGGCGGGGGTGGGCCCCAGCCAGGG GTGCCCAGCGAATGCAGCTCTCACAGCGCCTCCTGCAGTCCAGAGTGGGGCAGCGCACTGGAGTTCGGCGCCAACCCCGGGG ATCATCTGCTCACGGCTGACCCTACAGATGCCCACAACCTGCACTCCCTCACCTCCATCGTGGACAGCATCACAGTGGAAGATGTGTCTGTGGCCTTCCCAGATGAAACCATGCCCAACTGA